One Streptomyces sp. V4I8 genomic window carries:
- a CDS encoding NADP-dependent oxidoreductase → MSRINRQVRLAARPVGEPRPTDWEHVEEPAGQPGDGEFLVQVLCLSIDPAMRGWMNAGRSYIRPVELGEVMRAGAVGRVIASRHSGFAVGDHVSGSFGVQEYCVSDGRDVTKVDPAAAPLPTYLGTLGMSGLTAYFGLIEVGRPEPGQTVVVSGAAGAVGSVVGQIAKILGCRVIGIAGGEAKCRLVVDEFGFDAAIDYQNEDVRKALREHAPDGVDVYFDNVGGDVLDTVLLRLARGARVVVCGAISQYNSTEPQGPANYLSLLVNRASMTGIVVFDYAERYAEGIAHMATWRAEGRLKSLEDVVSGSVAEFPETLMRLFRGDNHGKLVLKIAD, encoded by the coding sequence ATGAGCAGAATCAACCGACAGGTGCGCCTGGCCGCACGTCCCGTGGGAGAGCCGCGGCCCACCGACTGGGAGCACGTCGAGGAGCCGGCCGGGCAGCCGGGCGACGGGGAGTTCCTGGTCCAGGTGCTCTGTCTGTCGATCGACCCGGCGATGCGCGGCTGGATGAACGCGGGCAGGTCCTACATCCGCCCGGTGGAGCTCGGCGAGGTGATGCGGGCCGGCGCGGTGGGAAGGGTGATCGCCTCCCGGCACTCGGGATTCGCGGTCGGCGACCATGTGTCGGGCTCGTTCGGCGTGCAGGAGTACTGCGTGTCGGACGGACGCGACGTGACCAAGGTCGACCCGGCGGCGGCCCCCTTGCCGACGTATCTCGGCACGCTCGGCATGTCGGGCCTGACGGCCTACTTCGGCCTGATCGAGGTCGGGCGTCCCGAGCCCGGGCAGACCGTCGTGGTCTCCGGAGCTGCCGGGGCCGTCGGCAGCGTCGTCGGGCAGATCGCCAAGATCCTGGGCTGCCGGGTCATCGGCATCGCCGGCGGTGAGGCCAAGTGCCGGCTGGTGGTGGACGAGTTCGGGTTCGACGCCGCTATCGACTACCAGAACGAGGACGTCCGCAAGGCGCTGCGCGAGCACGCTCCCGACGGCGTCGATGTGTACTTCGACAACGTCGGCGGCGACGTCCTGGACACCGTGCTGCTACGGCTGGCGCGCGGGGCCCGCGTCGTCGTGTGCGGCGCCATCTCCCAGTACAACAGCACCGAGCCGCAGGGCCCCGCCAACTACCTGTCGCTTCTGGTGAACCGCGCCTCCATGACGGGCATCGTGGTGTTCGACTACGCCGAACGGTACGCCGAGGGCATCGCGCACATGGCCACCTGGCGGGCGGAGGGCCGGCTGAAGTCCCTGGAGGACGTGGTGTCCGGCTCGGTCGCGGAGTTCCCCGAAACCCTGATGCGGCTGTTCCGTGGTGACAACCACGGAAAGCTGGTGCTGAAGATCGCGGACTGA
- a CDS encoding alcohol dehydrogenase catalytic domain-containing protein, translating to MKALTYHGRHDIRYGDVPDPAVTSPTDAVVQVTAAGICGSDLHIYGGNPFSPELGYTPGHECVGVVVDTGDQVTRVKPGDRVLVPASAGCTRCRSCAAGFTARCERAKSSTELCYGVSPQLPGSQAQALAVPYADVNLVPLPEGISDEAAIVLTDNAPTAWYGCRRARIQPGETVLVIGLGPVGLMAAQSAFAMGAARVLGTDLVAERRAFAATLGVEPVEGEDVRAAVREMTGGRGPDAVVEAVGSDTTIELALKAVRQAGRVSVIGVSQSKAFPFHMGLAQIKELEFAIGLCSVHYELPPLIALTRAGRIKPEVVVSHRFALSEGRAAYELFAGRSDGVRKILLDPTR from the coding sequence ATGAAGGCACTGACCTACCACGGCCGTCACGACATCCGCTACGGGGATGTCCCCGACCCGGCCGTCACCAGCCCCACCGACGCGGTGGTGCAGGTGACCGCGGCCGGCATCTGCGGCAGCGACCTGCACATCTACGGCGGCAACCCGTTCAGTCCGGAACTGGGCTACACACCGGGACACGAGTGCGTCGGCGTGGTCGTCGACACCGGCGACCAGGTCACCCGCGTCAAACCCGGCGACCGTGTTCTGGTGCCCGCCTCTGCCGGCTGCACGCGGTGCCGGTCGTGCGCGGCCGGGTTCACCGCCCGGTGCGAGCGCGCCAAGTCGAGCACGGAGCTCTGCTACGGAGTGAGCCCGCAGCTCCCGGGCAGCCAGGCCCAGGCCCTGGCGGTGCCCTACGCCGACGTCAATCTGGTGCCCCTGCCCGAGGGCATCTCGGACGAGGCCGCCATCGTCCTGACGGACAACGCCCCCACCGCCTGGTACGGCTGCCGCCGCGCCCGCATCCAGCCCGGCGAGACCGTCCTGGTCATCGGCCTCGGCCCGGTCGGTCTCATGGCCGCCCAGTCCGCCTTCGCGATGGGCGCCGCGCGGGTGCTGGGCACGGACCTGGTCGCGGAGCGCCGCGCCTTCGCCGCCACCCTGGGTGTCGAGCCGGTCGAGGGCGAGGACGTGCGGGCGGCCGTACGGGAGATGACCGGCGGACGTGGGCCGGACGCCGTGGTGGAGGCCGTGGGCTCGGACACCACCATCGAACTCGCCCTCAAGGCCGTCCGACAGGCCGGCCGGGTCAGTGTCATCGGGGTCAGTCAGAGCAAGGCGTTCCCCTTCCACATGGGACTGGCGCAGATCAAGGAACTGGAGTTCGCCATCGGGCTGTGCTCGGTGCACTACGAACTCCCTCCTCTGATCGCCCTCACCCGCGCCGGCCGCATCAAGCCCGAGGTCGTGGTCTCCCACCGCTTCGCCCTCTCCGAAGGTCGGGCGGCGTACGAACTGTTCGCGGGCCGCTCCGACGGCGTCCGCAAGATCCTTCTCGACCCCACACGCTGA